Sequence from the Aquimarina sp. Aq107 genome:
TCACCGTTTCCAATACCGATTTCTCTTGCAGAAATGGTAATTTTTTCAGTCATTGGATTAGAACCTTTAGCGTCAAAATTTTCCATATACTTTACTGCATAAGCATCGGTAAAATTTAATTCTTTGGAAGTAGCTTCTGTATCTCTCTTTAAGAAAACAATAGATCCACTTCTCATTTCGAAATTGTTAAACATCCAATCAGAAAGGCTAGTGTCTGAAGTAGATTCTACTTCAATAGTAATCATTCCACCTCTAGTTACAGATGATGGACGTCCTGTTGCGTCGGTTTCTTGAGCTAAACCATAATTACAGTTTAATACATTGTACTCATTTCCTCCAACTTTTAATTTTGCTTTAAAAGACATAATAAATAATTTTTAAATTAATAATAATAAATAATGATTATAATAAATGTAACTTGTACGATGTAAAGATAGTAAAATATATCAGACTTAGGTTGTTACTATATCGTTAAGTGTGAAGGGATTAATGGATTAAGAAAGAAAAAGACTACACGGTTTTCAGGGAATTTGCACTTTATCGTGAAGTTTGTCTAATAAAAAAAAGATCTCAACGAGTAAACTGAGATCTTTTTTTAACAAAATTTTAACACTAATTTTTTATGCTCTTTTGCAGATGATTACATCATTTTCCTTGATATTATTTCCCTCTATTGTTCGAGTGAAATCAACATGTGTTTGCATGCCCATCCAATTTGGTTTTGTATAGAAAATCCAT
This genomic interval carries:
- the tssD gene encoding type VI secretion system tube protein TssD, encoding MSFKAKLKVGGNEYNVLNCNYGLAQETDATGRPSSVTRGGMITIEVESTSDTSLSDWMFNNFEMRSGSIVFLKRDTEATSKELNFTDAYAVKYMENFDAKGSNPMTEKITISAREIGIGNGEHTNEWV